In Deltaproteobacteria bacterium, the genomic stretch TCGCGCGGGCATCGTTCGGCAAATTCGTGAACGACGAGCGCGGCATCCTCTTCGACGTCATCGACGTCGACCACCAGGCGGGTCGCACCGACGGCAGCTTCCGGCCCAATCAGATCTACGCCGTCGGCGGTCTGCCGCGCGCGGTGGTCGACGGCGCGGTCGCACGCCGCATCGTCGACGCGATCGAGCGCGAGCTGCTGACGCCGATCGGACTGCGCTCGCTGGCCCCCGGCGACCACGGTTACGCGCCGCGATACCTCGGTGGCATCCGCGAGCGCGACGGCGCCTATCACCAGGGCACGGTGTGGCCACACCTGATGGGCGCGTTCGTCGATGCCTGGCTGCGCGTGCACGGCCGCACCCGCTCGAGCATCTCTGAGGCGCGCGAGCGCTTCTTGGCGCCGCTGCGCGAGCACCTCGGTCATGCCGGCCTCGGCCACGTGTCCGAGATCGCCGACGCCGAGGCGCCGCACACCCCCCGCGGCGCGCCGTTCCAGGCCTGGGGCCTGGGCGAGCTGATCCGCATCGAGGCGCTGCTCGCCGACGACGCGTGACCACGGCCGTGGGCGACAGCCGGGCGCCGAGCCGATCCGCGAGAGATCGGCGATGATGGTCGCCGCGACGACGCTGAGATGGCACATCCGTTCACCACCGACACCGCGCGTCGACGCCTGCAGGCGGCCGCCGACGCGATCGAGGCCCGCAGCAGCGCAGAGGTCGTCATCGCCGTGCGAGTCGCCGCCACCGACATGCGAGCGGCGGCACTGCTGGGCGGCACCGCGTGCTCGTTCTTCGGCCTGCTGGTCTCGCTGTTCGCACCGCCGGAGTTCTCGCTCGCGTCGATCGCCGCGCTCGACGTGGCGTGGTTTCTCGTGGGCGTGCTCGCCGTGACGGCGATGCCGGGGCTCGCCCGTCTGCTGAGCGCCGAGGCCGGTCTCGTGGCGAGGGTGCGCGCCGCGGCCCGGGCGTGCTTCGTCGAGCTGGGCGTGCACACGACCCGCGGTCGTACCGGGCTGCTGGTGTTCATCGCGCTGCGCGAGCAACAGATCGTCGTCGTCGCCGACACGGCGATCGATCGCGGCCGGGATCCCGAGCTCGCCCGCGCACTCGCGGCCATCGAGGCCATCGGCCACGAGGTCGGTCTGACCGAGGAGGCCCTCGGCACGCTCGAACGCGGGCTCGAACGGCTGGGCGACGTGCTGCACGAACGCCTGCCGCGCGCAGCCGACGACGTCGACGAGCTGGGGGCGTGGGGATGAGTCGCAAGCGGCTCGCATCGCTCGCCGCGCTCGCGATCGTCGTGCTCACCTACGCCGCGACCGCGTGGGCACGGCCCGGCGGCGGCCACGGCTTCGGTGGCGGTGGTGGTGGCGGTGGCGGTGGCGGTGGCGGTGGTGGTGGTGGCGGCTTCAGCTCGCATTCGTTCGGCGGTGGTCACTCGGGCGGGGGCGGCATGGACCTCGGCTGGACCCTCTTCGTCATCGCGGTGGCGATGATCGTGGTGCTCGTGGTCCCCATCGCGAGCGGCCGCATCGTGGCGCAGGGCGCCGACTGGAGCAGCAGCACCGTCGACACGCTGGCGCAACCGCCAACGCCGGGCCTCGATCGCGCGGAGCTGGCGCGCTTGGCCCGGCACGATCCCAATCTCTCCATCGTTCTGCTCGAGGACTTCGTGCAGGAGCTGTACGTGCGCGCGCACGAGGCCCGTGCCGACGCGGCCTCGCTGGCCCTACTGGCACCCTACATCGACCCGAAGCAACGCGATGCCTTGCTCGCCCGCAATCAGGGCCCACTGCTCGCCGTCCGCGACATCGTCGTGGGCGCGTCGGACCTCGCGAAGCTCACCGTGCTGGACGCACGCGCGCTGCTCTCGGTCGACTTCACGGCAAACTACACCGAGCTGCTCGCACACGGCGACACGCAGCAGCGCTACTACGTGCGCGAGCGTTGGACGCTCGAGCGCAGCCTGAACGCGAAGAGCCGCGCCCCCGACGAATGGCGCGCCTTCAACTGCCCCAAGTGCGGCGGACCGGTCGCGCTCGCCCACGAGCGCGCGTGCGAGTACTGCAACGCGCCGTTCGAGCGCGGCGACCACGAGTGGTTCGTCGTGGGGATTCGGGTCGAGGAATGCAACGTCTTGCCGCCGCAGCTGGGCGGCTACGCCGAGGAGGTCTACGGCGGTCCGACCATCGTGGATCCATCGCTGCCGGAGCACCTCACGGCGCTCGAGATCGAGGATCCTGCGTTCGATCCCGAGGCCTTCGATCGCCACGTGACGATGGTCTACCACCGGCTCAACCAGGCCTGGAGCTCGCTCGACTGGGCCGCCGTCCGCCCGTTCACGACCGATCGCTTCTGGCTGGCGCAGACGTACTGGATCGAGGCCTATCGCAGCCAGGGGCTGCGCAACCGGATGGACGAGGCTTCGATTCGGCGCATCGAGCTGACCAAGGCCACGCGCGATGCGTTCTTCTGGGCGTTGACCGTGCGCGTGTTCGCGTCTGCAATCGACACGACCGTGCACGAGGCCACCGGTCGCCGCGTCGGCGGCAACGGCAGCGCTCGCCGGTACAGCGAGTACTGGACCTTCATCCGCTCGGTCGGTCGCCGCGCCGCGACGACCGACACCCCGGTGTGTCCCAACTGCGGCGCGGATGCCAAGGTCGGCATGGCCGGCAACTGCGACGCCTGCGGTGTGAAGCTCACCGGCGGCGCCTACGACTGGGTGCTCAGCAAGATCGAGCAGGACGAGGTCTATCGCTAGACGACGCGGGCCCACGCGCCGCGGCTTCAGGGCCGCGGACCGTAGGTCGGCAGCTCGTCGCCGAGCTCGTACGCGCCGAGATCGGGCGCGGCGCCGTCGTGGGCGAAGCCCGGGATGACCGCACCGGCATCGACCGCGACCGAGCCGGCCGCCAGGCGTAGGTCGGGCGCCGCGGCGGCGGGGAACGCTGCGCTCGGCACCGCGACGGCGGCAGCGAACACCGAGGCGTCGATCTCGATCGCGTGCACCTCGGTGGTGTTGGCCTGCAGCTCGGCGAGGCTGCTGAATGCGGTGCCGCCGAGGTCGCCGGTGAACATGCCCGCGGCAGAACCGTAGCCGTCGTAGTCGAGATCGAACTGGGTGATGGCGGCGAGGTCGATGACGTCGCCCTCGCCGTTGTCGTAGCCGGCGTAGGTCGCCCCCGGGCCGCCGAGGAAGAGGTTGTTGCGGAAGTGCTGCCGCGCGAACACGTCCTCCGTGAAGGTGCTGAGTGCATCGCCCATCTTGACGACGGTGTTGTGCCAGCCGACGTCACCGATGCTGCCGCGCTGCAGCTTGAAGGCCTGGAACGCGGCGTTGTAGATCGCGTTGCGCACGAAGTAGCTCGGCCCCCCGAGCGCGGGCTGCGACGAGATGCCCATGAACACGTTGGTCAGACGATTGCCGATGACCCGGCAGTCGTGGAAGCAGAAGTCGGCCTCGATGCCGTCGTCGGCCCCCTCGGAGATGTCGTTGTAGAGCACGTCGATCGACCACTGATCGATCGCACCGTCGTCCTCGATGAACGAGATGCAGTCACGGAAGCCGCGCACGCGGTTGTGCTCGATCACGTGACCGGGGCCGGTGACCTCGATGCCCTCGCCGATGTTGTCGCCGTCGACGCCGAGCGAGCCCTCGGCCCAAACCGTCGCGCCCTCGACGAGGTTGTCGGCGATATAGAGGTTCTCCGAGCGGGTCTTGGTGACGATGCCGTCGCCCTCGGTGATGACGTGGTTGCCGATGAACGCGAGGTCGAGCGCATCGTTGAACTTGATCTGCCCGTGGACCTCGAGGCCCTGCACGATCACGTGGGCACGACCATCGAGGCGCACCTCGCCGTCGACGACGACCGCGCCTGCGGCACGCACGACGATCGGCGCGTCCGCGGTGCCGTCGACCGGGAACGTGAAGCTGGCGTAGGTGCCGGCCGCCAGCTCGAGCACGTCGCCGGGCTGGGCCGCGGCGGCCGCGGCCGCGAAGCTGCCGGGATCGACCGCGATCACCGGTGCACCCGGCATCGCCGCGGGCACCGGCCGCGTCGACGCGGTGAGCGTCCGGATCTCGCAGCCGCCATCGGGATCCGACAGCGCCAGCTCGACCTCGTAGGCGGTGCCCGGCGACAGCCCGAACACGGTGCCGACGTGGCGATTGGGCCACTCGAAGCCCTCGAGCGCACCGGCCGGCGTGCGACGCAGCGGCGTGCCCTCGTGCCAGCTGCCGCCGGGCTCGCGCCAGCGCACGGTGACGACGCCGTTCTCGTTGGTGTCGCCGTCGACGAGCCACTGCACGGTGAGATGTTCGAGGGTCGGCGACGGCAGCGTCGCCTCACCCGGTGTGGTACCGAGCGCATCGACGGCGTCGCCGATGCCATCGCAATCGGGCGGCGGTGGCTCGGTGGTGTCGCCGCTACTCGCATCGGCGCTGTCGCTGCTGTCGCCGATGGTGCCGTCGGTGCCCGCGGTCATCGTGCCGGCGGTCATCGTGCCCGCGGTCATCGTGCCCGCGGTCATCGTGCCGGTGCCGCCGCTGTCGGCTGCGTCGTCGCCGTCAGGGTCGCCGCGGTGACACGCGAGCAGGAGCAGCACGCCGAGGGCGAGATGGCCGTAGGTCATGCCCGCATTGTCGCAGACGCTGGCCACTGCGCACGTGCGCACGCGCTCGGACGGGCGCCTGCGCCCTGCTCCGGCGCGATTGAGCATCGCACCTCGCGGCACCTCACTTGCAGCGGGCGCGCCCGTGCCCGCGCGAACGACCCCGAAGAAAGCCGCCAAGACGTCCACCGCCCCCACGCGCAAGCGCAGCGCGGGCAAGCCCGCGGCGTCGAACGAGCGCGGTCGCAAGGCACGCGTCGAGAAGGCCACCGAAGGTCGCGACGCCCTCGGTCGTGGCGGTGAGCTCCACCAGGCCGCTCGTCCGGGCGGTGTCGTGCTCACGACCAACCAGGGCGTGGCGATCGCGGACGATCAGAACTCTCTCACCCTGGGCGAGCGGGGCCCGACGCTTCTCGAGGACTTCGTGCTGCGCGAGAAGATCACGCACT encodes the following:
- a CDS encoding Tim44 domain-containing protein, producing MSRKRLASLAALAIVVLTYAATAWARPGGGHGFGGGGGGGGGGGGGGGGGGFSSHSFGGGHSGGGGMDLGWTLFVIAVAMIVVLVVPIASGRIVAQGADWSSSTVDTLAQPPTPGLDRAELARLARHDPNLSIVLLEDFVQELYVRAHEARADAASLALLAPYIDPKQRDALLARNQGPLLAVRDIVVGASDLAKLTVLDARALLSVDFTANYTELLAHGDTQQRYYVRERWTLERSLNAKSRAPDEWRAFNCPKCGGPVALAHERACEYCNAPFERGDHEWFVVGIRVEECNVLPPQLGGYAEEVYGGPTIVDPSLPEHLTALEIEDPAFDPEAFDRHVTMVYHRLNQAWSSLDWAAVRPFTTDRFWLAQTYWIEAYRSQGLRNRMDEASIRRIELTKATRDAFFWALTVRVFASAIDTTVHEATGRRVGGNGSARRYSEYWTFIRSVGRRAATTDTPVCPNCGADAKVGMAGNCDACGVKLTGGAYDWVLSKIEQDEVYR
- a CDS encoding right-handed parallel beta-helix repeat-containing protein, producing MPSPTLEHLTVQWLVDGDTNENGVVTVRWREPGGSWHEGTPLRRTPAGALEGFEWPNRHVGTVFGLSPGTAYEVELALSDPDGGCEIRTLTASTRPVPAAMPGAPVIAVDPGSFAAAAAAAQPGDVLELAAGTYASFTFPVDGTADAPIVVRAAGAVVVDGEVRLDGRAHVIVQGLEVHGQIKFNDALDLAFIGNHVITEGDGIVTKTRSENLYIADNLVEGATVWAEGSLGVDGDNIGEGIEVTGPGHVIEHNRVRGFRDCISFIEDDGAIDQWSIDVLYNDISEGADDGIEADFCFHDCRVIGNRLTNVFMGISSQPALGGPSYFVRNAIYNAAFQAFKLQRGSIGDVGWHNTVVKMGDALSTFTEDVFARQHFRNNLFLGGPGATYAGYDNGEGDVIDLAAITQFDLDYDGYGSAAGMFTGDLGGTAFSSLAELQANTTEVHAIEIDASVFAAAVAVPSAAFPAAAAPDLRLAAGSVAVDAGAVIPGFAHDGAAPDLGAYELGDELPTYGPRP